AGCGGATCACGATGCGGCATCGCCGTCGTCGCTGTCCTCGCCGTCTCCGTCCTCCGCCTTGTCGTCGTCCGCGGCCGTGCCTGGGGGCGAGGTGCCGGGGCCGCGCCGTCGTAGAGGTGCGGCTGCCGAGGAGGCCGCGTCCAACCGGCGCGGGCGTCGGCCGGTGAAGAAGAAGTCGAAGGCCAAGAAGGTCCTGCTGTGGACCGGCGGGATCATGGCCTTCGTCCTGGTGGGGACGGCCGGCGCGGCCTATCTCTATCTCGAGCATCTCAACGACAACATCACGTCCGTCTCCGACGACGGCGCGAGCACCGGTGGCTTCAGCAAGGACAAGGCGATCAACCTGCTGGTCATCGGCACCGACAAGCGCACCGGCTCGGGCAACGCCGGCTACGGCGACTCCGGCAGCGTGGGTCACGCGGACACCACGATCCTGCTGCACGTCTCCAAGGACCGGACGAACGCGACCGCGCTGAGCATCCCGCGCGACCTGATCGTGGACGTCCCGGACTGCCAGACCGCTCAGGCGGACGGCTCCAGCAAGGTCATCCCGGGTACGTCCGACGTCCGGTTCAACACCAGCCTCGGGCAGGACGACCGGACGCCGAGCTGCACCATGCGCACGGTGACGGAACTGACCGGGATCACCCCGGACAACTTCATGGTCGCCGACTTCAACGCGGTGAAGACGCTGACCACGGCGGTCGGCGGCGTCGAGGTGTGTCTGGCCAAGGACATCGACGACCCGGACTCGCATCTGAAGCTGTCCAAGGGCACGCACACGGTCCAGGGCGAGCAGGCGCTGGCCTTCGTGCGCACCCGGCACTCGGTGGGCTTCGGCGGCGACCTGAGCCGGATCCAGATCCAGCAGCAGTTCCTCAGCGCGCTGATGCGGAAGCTGAAGTCGAACGACACGCTCACCAGCCCCACCAAGATGATCAAGCTGGCGGAGACGGGCACCAAGGCGCTCACCGTCGACTCCCAGCTCGACAGCATCGACAAGCTGAAGGACCTGGGGCTGGAGCTGGGCAAGCTCGACGTCAAGAACCTGACCTTCACCACCGTGCCGGTCGTCGACAACCCGGCCGAGAAGGTCAAGGCCACGGTCGTCCTCGACAACGCGACGGCGCCCACCGTCTTCCAGATGATCAAGGACGACGTCTCCTTCACCAAGGTGAAGGAGGAGGCGGCGGCGTCGAAGGGCGCGGCGGCCGCTGCCGCCGCGGCGCGCCTGAAGGGCGCCCAGTCCGCCGCCTCCGCGGTGCGCGTGCAGGTCATGAACGGCGGCGCGCCCCCCGGCAGCGCACAGGAGACGCTCAACTGGCTGCAGATCCAAGAGGGCATCACGAAGTCCGAGAACGCGGGCAACGCGCCCGCCCAACTGGCCAGGACGACGCTCGAGTACGCGCCCGACCAGGCCGACCAGGCGCGTAAGCTCGCCGCCGTCATGGGGCTGGCCGGTACCGCTCTGAAGCCGGGCAAGAGCGTCGAGAACTCCCAGGGTCTGCCGACGATGACGCTGACGCTGGGCAAGGACTTCAAGGGCGCGGGCGTCTCGCTCACGGCTCCGACCACCGTGCCGGACACGGTCCAGAAGTCCACGGCGGACAAGGTCCAGTGCGCCAAGTAGGTCCGGGCAGCAGGTAACCCTTCGGGCCCGTCACGCGTCTGACTGGACGCGGGACGGGCCCGTGTCAGGCGCACGGCGGGGAGGGGCAGGGGAATGGCGGGGAACAGTGGGGTGCAGGGGGAGGTTCCCGCGGTCGAGGACACGAAGTCTCCGACCGCCCGGGACCAGCAGGACCGGAAGAACCAGCAGGACGACAAGCAGGACCAGGACGCGTCCGACGAGGGCGCCAGACACGGCGGCGGAGCCAAGGGTGCAGGCAAGGGCGTAGGCAAGGGCGGCGGCGGAGCCGGCGGCGGTGCGCGCGGGCCGGGTCGTATACGCCGACGTCGACGCGCGTTGCGCTGGTCGGCGACGGTGCTCGCGGTGGTGATACTCGGCGCCGCGGGGGCCGGATACCTCTACTACGAACACCTCAACGCGAACATCAAGAGCGACGACCTGAACATCGGCGACGCCAAGGACCGGGCGGCCGAGACGGAGGCCAACTCGGCCGGGCAGACGGCGCTGAACATCCTGCTGATCGGCTCGGACGCGCGTGACACCGCGGCGAACCAGAAGCTCGGCGGCGCCAAGGACACGTTCGACGGTCCCCCGCTCGCGGACGTCCAGATGCTGCTGCACATATCGGCGGACCGCAGCAACATGTCGGTGGTGAGCATGCCGCGCGACACCCTGCTCGACATACCCAAGTGCACGGACCCCGACGACAAGACCGCCTACGGGGCGTTGCGGGACACGATGACGAACGTGTCGCTCGGCCGCGGCGGCCCCGGCTGCACGGTGGCCACCTGGGAGAAGCTCACCGACATCCACATCGACCACTTCATGATGATCGACTTCTCGGGTGTCGTGTCGATGGCGGACGCGATAGGCGGCGTACCGGTCTGCGTCGACGCCAACGTCTACTCGCACACCAGCAGCGGCAAGGGCTCCGGTCTGAAGCTGGCGGCGGGCACCCACGCCGTGAAGGGCGAGCAGGCCCTGCAGTGGCTGCGCACCCGCTACGGCTTCGAGGACGACACCGACCTGGCCCGCGCCAAGGCGCAGCACATGTACATGAACTCGATGGTCCGCGAGCTGCGCGCCAACGCCAAGCTGACCAACCCCAACAAGCTGCGCAAGCTCGCCGAAGCCGCCACGAAGGCGATCACCGTCGACGACGGCCTGGACACCATCACGAAGATGTACGACCTGGCGGGCGAGCTGAAGAAGGTGCCCACCGACCGCATCACGATGACGACGATGCCCAACCGCTACCAGGGCGAGCGGGTGGTGCCCACGGAGGACGCCACGCAGTTGTTCCGGCTGGTGCGCGAGGACATCGCCCTCGACGGCAAGGACGCCAAGAAGGCCGCCGCGAGTCCGTCGCCGACGGCGGCGGCGTCCGCGGACCCGGCCGCCGCCGACGACAAGATCGCGGTGCAGGTCCACAACGGCACGTACACGGACGAGCTGGGCGCGGCCCGCGGGCGGGCGCGCGACGTGACGCAGGTGCTGACGGACAAGGGCTTCGCCCAGGCCGTCGCGGACAACTCGGCGGCCACGGCCGTCGCGCAGACCGTCGTCCGCTACCCGAGCGCCGACCTCCAGGGCGACGCCCAGGCGGTCGCGAAGGCCCTCGGCATCCCGGCGAGCCAGGTGAAGAAGTCCACCGAGGTCTCCGGGGTCACGCTGACCGTGGGCGCGGACTGGCGGTCGGGGACGACGTTCAAGGCCCCCGTGAAGGACGACAGGACGCCCGTCTCGGCCGGGGCGATCAACGCGTCCGACACCACCCAGTGCATGCACGTGGACCCGAACTACACCTGGTAGTCCGGGTGCGGTGGAGGTGCCCTGCGGTGCTCAGTGCGTGTGCGTGTCGCTGAGGACCGCGGGACGCCGCGACGCGATGACCTTCCTGGCCAGCGCCTTCGGGCTGGTCAGGAAGCCGAAGCCCCACGACATGTGCATGGTGGCGAGGGCTACGGGGATCCGCAGCCGGGCCTTCGCCGGCAGCCCCTTGCCGGCCGGCAGCGACCCGGCGACGATCGCCGCGAGGTAGCCGCCGGGGATCAGGAAGCCCAGCGGGGTGAGTACGGCGCCGACCACGAGGCCGGCCGCGATCGCGCACACCGCGGTCGGCGGCGCGAGGTAGCGCAGGTTGATGGAACCCTCGTGGTAGCGGGCGACGACGTGCCGCCAACGGCCGTAGTCCTTGTACTGCTTGGCGAGCGCCCGCGCGCTGGGCCGCGGCCGGTACGACACCTTCAGCTCCGGCGAGAACCAGATCAGGCCGCCCGCCTCGCGGATGCGGAAGTTCAGCTCCCAGTCCTGGGCGCGGACGAACTCCTCGTTGTAGCCGCCCTGTTGCTCCAGCGCCTCACGCCGGAAGACACCGAGGTACACGGTCTCGGCCGGGCCGGCCTGTCCGCCCGTGTGGAAGGCGGCGTTGCCGACCCCGATCTTCGAGGTCATGGCGGCGGCGACCGCGTGCTCCCAGTCGTTCTCGCCCTCGGCGTGCATGATGCCGCCGACGTTCTGCGCGCCGGTCTCCTCCAGGAGCCGTACGGCGGTGGCGATGTAGTTCGGCGAGAGCATGCCGTGCCCGTCGACGCGGACGACGATCGGATGGCGGGAGGCCTTGATCGCGGCGTTGAGGGCGGCGGGCGTGCGGCCGGTCGGGTTGGGCACGGTGTGCACGCGCTTGTTCTCGGAAGACGCGGTCTCCGCCACGAGCTGGGCCGCGATCTCGTCCGTACGGTCCGTGGACGGACCGATGGCGATCACGACCTCCATCTCGCCGGCGTACTCCTGCGCGAGGATCGCTTGGACGGCTCCGCGCAGATGCCGCTCCTCGTCGAGGACGGGCATGATGACGGACACGGCGGGGAGCTGCACGTCGGGCTTGGCGTTCATAGGGGGTTCACGTTACCGCGAACGGGGGACACGGCCCGCCCCGCCGGGTGCGCTGCACCGGTCGGCAGATCGTATGGGCCTACCGTTCCAACGGCTCCCCCCGCCCACGGCCGCCGCCCGGAGGTGCCCCGTATGCCCACCACTCCGCCCCGGTCCCCGCGCCGCCCCCACCCGCAGCGCCACGCCCCGCGACCGCCCGTCCGGCCCCTTCGCCGCACTCGCCGTCCGCGCTGGGCCATGCGGGCGGCGACGACGCTCTCGGTGGTGCTGCTCGCCGCCGCCGGGATCGGCCACTCGGTGATCAGCAGCCTCGACGCGGACATCGCCCGCGTCGACCCCTTCAAGGACATGAAGAACCGTCCGCGGGCCGGTCACGGCATGAACGTCCTGCTGGTCGGCACCGACGGCCGCGACCGGATCACGAAGGCCGAGCGCAGCCGCTACCGGCTGGGCGGGGCCCCGTGCCACTGCACCGACACGATCATGATCGTGCACATCTCGGAGGACCGGGAGCGGGCCAGCGTCGTCAGCCTCCCGCGCGACTCCTACGCCGAGACGCCCCCGCACACCGACCAGGTCACCGGCAAGGCGCACCACGGCCACCCGATCAAGCTCAACGCGGCGTACGCGGAGGGCGGGCCGCAGCTCACCGTGCGCACGGTCGAGAACATGACCCACGTGAAGATCGACCACTACCTGGAGGTCGACTTCGTCAGCTTCATGAAGACGGTGGACGTGCTGGGCGGCGTGAAGATCTGCACGGCCAAGCCCCTCAAGGACTCGTACACGGGCCTGGACCTGGCGCCCGGCACGCACACGCTGCTGGGCGGCGAGGCCCTGCAGTACGTCCGCTCCCGGCACGCGGACGCCACCTCCGACCTGGGCAGGATGAAACGCCAACAGCGTTTCCTGGCGGCCCTGGTGGCCCGGGCGACCTCCTCCGGGATCCTGCTGAACCCGCTGAGGTTCCGGGACGTGACCCGGGCCGTCCTCGGCTCGGTGCGCGCCGACCGCGACTTCGGCACCGACGAACTGCTCGACCTCGGCCGGGCGATGCGCTCCTTCTCCCCCTCCTCCTCCGAGTTCACGACCGTCCCCATCGGCCGGATGGGATACCTGGTGAAGGGCATCGGCTCGACGCTGAAGTGGGACCCGGTGAAGTCGCAGCGCCTCTTCAAGGCCCTGCGCGACGACGAGCCCCTCGCCGCCGCCCACGCCCGGCCGGCCGCCGGCCGGGGCACGCGCGTGGACGTGGCCCCGCAGCAGATCCGGGTCCAGGTCGAGAACGGCACGAGTACGGCGGGCCTGGGCAGGCGCGTGGACGCCGCGCTGGCGGCGACGGGCTTCGACACGACCCGCAGCCCGGCCACGGCGGCCGACCCCACGGTCGCGCGCACGGTCGTCGCCTACGACCCCCGCTGGGACCGCTCCGCGAAGTCCCTCGCGACGGCCCTCCCCGGCAGCGAACTGCGCGCCGTGAAGGGCCTCGGCCCGACGCTCAAGGTCATCGCGGGCGCCGACTTCCGGCAGGTGCGGAAGGTACGGGCGGCGGAGCCGGAGTCGGGGGCGGGGGCCGGTGGTGCGGAGCAGGGGGCGTTCGGGGTGGTTCGGGGGGATGAGGTCGGGTGCTCCTGAGGGGTGTCACGTAGGGGGCGTGGCATCGAGGCCTGACGTTAGGGACGCAGGGGTCTGATGGGGGTCTGATGTAAGGGGGACGTGCGGGACGGTCCCTGAGCCTTAGCCCTGATGGCCGTCGGCCCGATGGCGTGGGGTCCCTGGAGGGCGTAGGACGGAAGGGCACGCGTGGGCCCGCCACGGGCCCCGCTCACCCCCCAGGAGGAGCCATGACCCAGCCCGGAACCATGACCGCCATGAGCCAGCAGATGCAGGACTGCGTCGAGGCGTGCATGTCCTGCCACAGCGTGTGCGAGGAGACCATGAGCTCCTGCATGCAGATGGGCGGCCAGGCCCAGATGCAGATCATGCGCGCGCTCATGGACTGCTCCGAGATGACCCGCATGTGCGCCGACATGATGATGCGGCGCTCGCCCATGTCGGCCGAGATGTGCGCCCTGTGCGCCAAGGCGTGCGAGATGTGCGCGGAGGCGTGTATGGCCATGCCGGACGATCCGCAGATGATGCGCTGCGCCGAGTCCTGTCGGCGCTGCGCCGAGATGTGCCGCACGATGGCGGGCGCCCGGATGTGACCGCTGTCTGAACGCGCTCAGGGGCACCCCCTACGGGTGCCCCTGAGTGCGCCGGCTCGCGGGTCGGGTCAGTTGCCCGAGACGGTGACCTTCTCGTCGTTGTTCAACTCGCTCACCAGCTGCTTCACCTTCGCCTTGTCCCAGACGAGGTTGCCGCCGGAGGAGCCGGAGATCGGCATGTTCATGGAGGTGCCGTCGCCGCCGTTGACGCCCTTCATCGCGAAGAACATCGACCCCAGGTCGTACAGCCCCATGTCCTTGTCGACGATCAGGGAGTCCAGGCCCGCGCCCAGCGTCGGGTACAGCTTGAAGGGGTTCAGGACCGTCGACGGGGTCGCCACCTCGTGGGCCAGGGCCGCGAGGAACTTCTGCTGGTTCTTCGTACGCTCCAGGTCGGACGCGGCGAACGCGTGCCGGGTACGGACGAAGGCGAGGGCCTCCTCACCGTTCAGCTTCTGCTTGCCCGCCTGGAAGTCGGCACCCGAGTACTTGTCCTTGAACGCCTTGTCGATGGTGATCTCGACGCCGCCGACCGCGTCCACGATCTTCGCGAAACCGGCGAAGCCGATCTCGACGTAGTGGTCGATACGGAGGTTGGTGTTGAACTCGACGGTGCGCACGAGGAGTTCGGGACCGTCCTCGGCGTAGGCGGCGTTCAGCTTCACGTGCCGGCCGGTGCCCTTGTACGTCTTGCCGGACTCGGAGCCGACGAACGACGGGATCTCCACGTCGGAGTCACGGGGCAGCGAGACCAGGGTGTCGCCGTTGGACCCGACGTGCAGGATCATCATCGAGTCGGTGCGCTTGCCCTCGGCGGAGCCGGTGTGCAGCTCCTTCTTCTCCGCCGCGGACATGCCCTCACGGCTGTCGGAGCCGACGATCAGGTAGTTCGTGCCGTCGCCCGCCTCGGGCCGGTCGATGACCTTGGCCAGGTCGACCTCGCGGCGCAGCTTGGAGTCGGCCCAGAAGTAGGTGCTCACCGACGTCACGACCAGCACGGTCACGACGGTGATCGCCGTCCACTTGACGCGGCGGCGCCAGTTCGGCGCGGGCCGCGGACCACGGGTGGCGGTGCCACCGGGCCCACCCGGTCCGCCCGGTCCGCCGGGGTCGCCGCCGCCGTAGACCTGGCCCGTGCTGTAGCCGCTGTCGTACCCGGACCCGCGCGCGTCCGTGTAGTCGCCGTGTCCCTGACCGTTGACGTACGACGGCTGCGGCGGGACGCCGGCGCCCTGCGGCGGGGCGGCCGGGCCGCGACGGACCTGCCGCATGACGCGCGCGCTCTCGGGCTGTGCGCCCGCGCTGCCGCTTCCGTACCGGTTGCCGCGGTCGTTGCCGGACCATCCCTCGGGCCAATCGTTCATGCGGACCAGTGTGCAGGGCAGGACTGTGTGCCGTACAAGGGCTGTCGGAAAATCAGGGCCCCGCCGTTGCCAAGCTGACACAAAGTCCCGGCTTGTCCCCGCGGCATAAGGTGGAGGACATGACAGACCAGGTCACCGCGGCGGACTCGGGCAGCAGCACGGACATCCCGGGCAAGCCCACGTCCGCGTCCCGCACCACCCTCAGCCACATCATGACCCACGCCGACACCAACCTGCTGGGCACGGTGCACGGCGGTGTGATCATGAAGCTCGTCGACGACGCGGCGGGCGCCGTGGCCGGACGGCACTCCGGCGGGCCCGCCGTGACCGCGTCCATGGACGAGATGGCGTTCCTGGAGCCGGTCCGCGTCGGTGACCTCGTCCATGTGAAGGCCCAGGTCAACTGGACCGGCCGGACGTCGATGGAGGTCGGCGTCCGGGTCCTCGCCGAGCGCTGGAACGAGTCCGACCCGGCCACCCAGGTCGGCTCGGCCTACCTGGTCTTCGCCGCCGTCGACGCCGACGGCACACCCCGGACGGTCCCCCCGGTCCTCCCGGAAACGGAACGCGACGAACGCCGCTACCAGGAGGCCCAGATCCGCCGCACCCACCGCCTGGCCCGACGACGGGCGATCAGGGAACTGCGGGAGCGGCGGGTGGCGGAGGGGTTGGGGGACTGAGGGCTCTCGGGGCCGGGGGCCAGGGGCAGTCATGCGGTCATGCGCAGACGGCCTCCAGGGAAAAGCCGGGGAGGGAATCCGCCGCGTGACAGGCCACCGAATCCTCCAGGCCAGCCCGTCTCCCCGCGCCTGGGGCGGCAGCGCGTCGCATCTGGCCCCTCAAGACGACGATTTCCAGAAGCGGAAACCGTAGGCCCTTGCCGGGCGTCCGAGAGGACCGGAACGATGAGTCGTAGAGCCGACGATGACCGTTCCGAGCCGGCCAAAACGGATAAGGGGAGTGTGCAGTGGTGAAGCTGACGCGACTTGTGGGTGACTGCGACGAGGGTGAGTGCCCGACGCTGTACGCCACCGACCGCGGAACTCTTGTCGTGCAGGGCGAGCTACTGACCGGGCACGGCAGAGAGATCCCGCTCACGAAGCCCTCGTCGAAATCCCCGTGGACCTGATCCGAAAGGCTGTCCGTGACAACCTCGTCTAACAGCTCTCTGGCGGACTGGTTCACCGCCTTCGAGCAGGAAGCGTTCCGGTTGGAAACGCTGGATGACTACAGCCGGTCAGGAGGAGTGGACGCGTATCACGCTTTCCTAGCAGGCAAAGAACAGCCGGAGTCGTACAAGGCGGCGACCTGGCTGACGACCGTGAGGAGCGCCACCGAGGTCGGCAAGCGTTTCTACCGGGTGCACATCCTGTCCCGCCCGCTGACTGACTATCTCCGCTTCGAACTGTCCTGGGGATATCATCGGAACATGACCGCCGGTGAGGAATTCTTCATCCTCGACGTCACCGAACGTGAGAACCCGATTCCGGATGCCCCCGACTTCTGGCTGTTCGACGACCGGGTCACGGGGGCGATGGCATACGACGACGCCGGAAAGTACCTCGGGAGTGAACTCCTCGGGGAGGACCGGTCAGCCGAGTTCCGGGCTTACCGGGATACAGCACTCGCACACGCCGAGCCGTTCACGGAATGGTGGGCGCGGCACGGGGAGTGAACAGAGCTGAGCTTAGTGCCGCGCTGCGGGCGCTACGGCAGGCATCCGGTAAGGAAGCCAAGGCCGTCGCCCGTGGCGCAGCCATGTCCGGCTCCAAGCTGTCCAAGATCGAGAACGGCAGCGTCATGCCGAGCGTCGTCGACGTGGAGCAGATCCTCACCGCCATAGGCGTGTCCGACGACGTGAAGGCCGAGTACCTGTCGGTCGCCCGGGCAGCGGCGACCGAGACGACAGCGTGGCGACTTTACCGGCGTCTCGGCTATCACCGGAAACAGCAGCAGATTCAGGCGATCGAGGCCCGGACCACTCTACTGCGACTCTTCCAGCCCTCCCTTGTTCCCGGCCTCTTGCAGACTCCTGAATACGTTCAGGCGGTCCTCGGTCGGATGCAACTCGGCGAGGATCAGATGTCACGCGCCATTGGGGCGAGGCTGGCAAGGCAGCACATTCTGTACGAGCCGGGGCGACATCTTCGGTTCATTGTCACGGAGTCCGTACTTCGCTGGAGAATCGTGCCGCCACTGGTGATGGCCGGGCAGCTCGACAAACTTATCTCCGTCTCCCGACTGCCGAGTGTCGACCTCCGAGTGGTACCGCTGTCGGTACGGCAGACGGACTTCCCGAGCCACTCCTTCTCGGTCAAGGACGACCGTCTCGTAACCGTCGAAACCATCCATGCCGAGCTGGCCGTCACCGATCCACGGGATGTCGCTCTGTACGTCCGGAAATTCGAGGGATTCGAGCAGGTCGCTCTCTCCGGGAATGCGATGCGATCCCTGATCACAGGGATCCGCGACGAGTTCTTGCGGCAACAGGAAACAGACTAGAGCCACGTCCTCGGACAGCCGAAGATGGCTCCATGGAGAGCCAAGAGAGAACTTCCGGTCCCCTAGCGGCGACTTCCCTGTCCGAACCGCTCACCGAGCCGTCACCTGAGCCCGGTTGCTCGGACTGTCTGTCCCTGTCGGTGGCCCGGGAGAACGCCCGCTCCACGAGGGACTACAGCGCCGTGTCCGATGCCAACGTGAGGATGCGCCGGCACCGGGCAAAGACCCGCTGATGGACATGCAGACGTGGCGTGACAGTCGTACTCGGGCACAGGACGCCGCGAACGGGCTTCGCGACGCCTTGGCCTCTCTCGGACTTCCTGAGCGTGTGCAGCGGCATCTGCGGCCGATGGTGACTCATTCCGGAACGCCGTTCGTGCACGTGGGGATTCGCAAGGCCGAGGACGTCGAGCGCATGGCGAATGCGCTGCGCAATTCGACGGCCGCCTCTCAGGAAACCAGGTCGTAGCCGAACATATCGCGTATCCCCTCCCCTACCCACTTCCGCCCGTTCTCGGGTGGTAACCGGCCTGCCCATGGCCGGGAATTCGATCAGGAAGCAGGAGGCATATCGATGCAGAACGGAACCGACTTGTACGCCCTCGGCCTCGAATCCATCGACTTCGTTCAGGCCTGTGGTGGGCCGTGCACCGAAGGGTGCGTGGTGCTGGCGCGGATCGCGGACGGGGTCTGGGCGTTGGGTGACAGCAAGCGGCCGGACCTGGAGCCGCTGCGGTTCACGTCGGCGGAGTTGGTGGCCGCCGGGATCGATCCGGCGCGGTTCGGGCTGTCTGGCTGACCTGCGGCGCCACTACGCCGGTCTCGGCCCTACGTCACCGTCGGGTCGGGGCCGGCTTCGTTCTCGGTTCACCCTCTGATGCGAACGGGACGCACGTTGCACCACCACGGCTATCTCTGGACCGGTCCGAAACAGCGTTTCGACCAGGAGGCCTTGCGGCGTCCGCCGTATCCCGACCCGCCCCCGGCCGGCAGCAGGCCCGAGCTGATCCAGCGGTACCGGGAGGTCGTCGCGGAGTTCAACGTCGTGGATCTGCCGCCCATCGAGACGGCCTACTGGCTGCTCAAGCCGCGCACGCTCGTACGGGGGACCTGGGACGAGCCGAAGGAGGCGGCGGCCTGGCTCGGGGAGCGGTTGGGCGAGTACGCGCCCCGGTTCACCGTCGAAACGGAGCGCGAGGTCGGCCGCCTGGCGGGGCTCGTCGAGTCCGCGGTGGAGCGGCTGGCGTGGGGTGGGGACGTGTCACTCGGTTTCTATCTGGAACATCCCTCGTATCTGTCCCTCGCTGTCGTGACCTGCTCGTACGAACGGGCCGAACGGGCCTGTCCGCTCAGGTAGTCGGCGCTTTGCAGGTGTCCAGCAGGGCGTGCAGGGAGGCGGGCGTCGCGTGGAGTACGGCTGCCGGCTCGTCGGACTCGCGTAGCAGCAACGCTTCTCCGCCGGAGGCTACGGCTAGTTCCACGCAGTCGCGGTTTGCGTCGTCGCCGGAGAAGCTGGACTTCTGCCACTGGAGCTCCCGCACGGGCACCTCGCTCACGCTCACAGCCGCTGAGCCAGGCTCCGGATGAGGTTCAGCGACGGCCCCGGGCCGAGGGCTGCGGCCCTCAGTTGGTCGAACATGAGCTTATACGCAGCGACTTGAGCGGTGTCCTCCACGTAGAGGGTGGACACAGCGGTCTCCGTTCGCACCACGTCCGTCTCCGGATCAGGTAGCCCGACGATCCCGAAGGGGCCGTTCACGCCTCGGTGGGATTCGGTGGTGTAGGGCAACACCTGAACCGTCACGTGCTCTTGCTGTGCCATGAGCGCGAGGTGCGCGAGTTGGTCCCGCATGACCTCCGCGCCCCCGAACTTGGCATGCAGCACGGCCTCGTAGAGGACGACCCACAACTCGGGCGGCTGCTCGGCGTGATGGCCCAGGATCTGCTGGCGGTGCATCCGGCCTCGTACGTGCTCCTCCAGTTCATGCTCGGGCGTCTCCAGGCGGCCGCCTCGCTGAAAAAGGACCCTCATGTAGTCGGGCGTCTGGAGCAGGCCGGGGACGAGGATCGTCTCCCAGGAGTGCAGGCTGAGCGCCTTCGACTCCAGCTCGATCAGATCGGCGAACCCGCCGCTGAGCACATCGCCGTAGCGGTTCCACCAGTTGCGTCGTCGGCCCTCGCGCGCCATGTCGGCCAGCGCCTGGGCAAGGGCGTCGTCCTCCACGTCGTAGGCGTGCAGGAGTGCCTTGAGTTCGGCGGCGCGGATCCCGTTCAGTCC
The Streptomyces sp. NBC_01485 genome window above contains:
- a CDS encoding DUF397 domain-containing protein, whose amino-acid sequence is MQNGTDLYALGLESIDFVQACGGPCTEGCVVLARIADGVWALGDSKRPDLEPLRFTSAELVAAGIDPARFGLSG
- a CDS encoding helix-turn-helix domain-containing protein, producing the protein MPPRKNPTIRQKRLGAELRRLREGAGLSIDAAAQVLECGKAKISRIETGLNGIRAAELKALLHAYDVEDDALAQALADMAREGRRRNWWNRYGDVLSGGFADLIELESKALSLHSWETILVPGLLQTPDYMRVLFQRGGRLETPEHELEEHVRGRMHRQQILGHHAEQPPELWVVLYEAVLHAKFGGAEVMRDQLAHLALMAQQEHVTVQVLPYTTESHRGVNGPFGIVGLPDPETDVVRTETAVSTLYVEDTAQVAAYKLMFDQLRAAALGPGPSLNLIRSLAQRL
- a CDS encoding helix-turn-helix domain-containing protein; amino-acid sequence: MNRAELSAALRALRQASGKEAKAVARGAAMSGSKLSKIENGSVMPSVVDVEQILTAIGVSDDVKAEYLSVARAAATETTAWRLYRRLGYHRKQQQIQAIEARTTLLRLFQPSLVPGLLQTPEYVQAVLGRMQLGEDQMSRAIGARLARQHILYEPGRHLRFIVTESVLRWRIVPPLVMAGQLDKLISVSRLPSVDLRVVPLSVRQTDFPSHSFSVKDDRLVTVETIHAELAVTDPRDVALYVRKFEGFEQVALSGNAMRSLITGIRDEFLRQQETD
- a CDS encoding DUF397 domain-containing protein, with translation MSEVPVRELQWQKSSFSGDDANRDCVELAVASGGEALLLRESDEPAAVLHATPASLHALLDTCKAPTT
- a CDS encoding DUF6879 family protein, translating into MTTSSNSSLADWFTAFEQEAFRLETLDDYSRSGGVDAYHAFLAGKEQPESYKAATWLTTVRSATEVGKRFYRVHILSRPLTDYLRFELSWGYHRNMTAGEEFFILDVTERENPIPDAPDFWLFDDRVTGAMAYDDAGKYLGSELLGEDRSAEFRAYRDTALAHAEPFTEWWARHGE